The Porites lutea chromosome 9, jaPorLute2.1, whole genome shotgun sequence sequence GTGGCGGTTTTTTAAAAGGTTTCTAAACAAGACCTGTCCTACCTCAGCCTCCTCCCTTATAGAATCCAGCATGTCTTTGACACTTCGTTTGTATTTGCCCCAAAAGTCAAATCCATCTTTCTCGAGTCCAGGAGTCCGTTCCAACCAGCCCTGTAGGAAAAAGGGAGTTTAAAACGTCTGCCAAACACCTTTTAACTTAATCTGGTTCCCTGCATCTTCTGGTGTGACAATGAATACAAAAAGCTATTCCATTCCATTATTCTGACTTTCGTCACTTTTAAACAAGACACGACAATACATGTCCATGACCGCAACTGGTGAAGCGAGAGCGCTACCACCTAAAGGCAGAAAACTCGGTGCAAAACTTGTGCAACGCTATGAATTCTAACTGAACGACTGATTTTTTTGACGTCGTTTACGCTTCTGATTGGACAAACTATTTTCCTAACATGTGTAAACACCGTTCGcgtctctgattggctagaactcatttacgtaagcaggagccgattaagAAAGTTCAAATGGCTTTCATTGGGTTGTACACAGTAGGTatgataactttaaaaaataccgtaaaattccgaaaataagcccctccatgtataagcccctccaaatataagccccccaaaatcgtaacgcaaaaaatcgtccgttaaatcgcccctccaaatataagccccccaaggggcttgtacttggaatttgccctcgaataccaagtaaaacaaagcaaaaatggtaaatttccttcctcctacaagctagcccaatcgattttgaaacgcacatttccctccgtagatcagcccctccgaatataagcctctccaaatataagcccctcaaaaagggcctttgaaaaatataaaccccggggcttattttcgaaatttttcgGTACGTatatgaacaaaacaacaactcttaATGTGTATTgcactttttagtacatttcttcgCTAGCACAACTATAAAGTGAATTTTCTCACATAACATTTAATGCATAAGTTGAACGCACGTCGACAAGGCTTTTTTTTCGGGCTTTTTGAAATTAAACGCGGTCTCTAACACTGcaacaacttaaaaatttgcttAGGATATTTTACTGCTTGTAGACATCATAAACATACCTGGACAAGCTCTAGCAATGATGCTGTATTTTCCGAATGGTCCAGGCTTTGTCTCTCACATGATTTGAATGCTTTACTAGAAACGTAAATTACAGAAACTAATAAGAAACGCAGCGACATCATTGCAAAATTTCTAAACAAAACGATAACCGCCAAGGAAAACTACAGGGAGGGCAACGAAACTATcatgaggggaggggggagagtcGAAAAAGGAGGAAATCTCAAAGAGATGCGTGAGTGGTTTCTAAAAGTCTTTTTTCATGGTGGTTTCGATACTGTATTTACTCAATCAaatgtcaaatttgatttcagctGACCTGTAATCTTGACGATTGTAGCGAGTTCTTTGAGACTGCAATGAAAACAAGATAAACGCCATGATAATTTTTCACAATAAAATATGCTGTTGATTTTGTCGCTTGAAAATTATAACGTGCGGAATATTTTCGATTCATACCTTATTAATTCCTAATTTATTCTCAATAAGTCTGAACTGAAGACTTTGGAATCCAGAAGCTGGAGCCAGGTTATCTCTGCAATGATGAAAAAAAGCTTCGTTAAATTTTTCAAGGTTTGTACAGAAACTGCGACcaattttcaaggatttttcaaagagGGCATTGAATTTTCAAGGACCAACTACCAGGAATGTAATTCAAAGTTGTTCAAAGTTGGTACATAAATGCACATTCCAGGTCTAAGCTAAGAGAATTTTGAGGCCTAAAAAGGGTTTTGGTCCTTCtccttctctacatttttcagttcaattATTCTTGTTAAGTTGACAGTTTTTGcgtataaaaaacaaaactttgtaTGTAAATTCCCTCTAACATCACTACTTAAGTCTTATATCCATGTTTTGCGACCAGTAATTAGGTGTTCACTTACTAACCTGAAATCCATAAAATCCAGTGGGGTCATTGTTTCCAGAATCATGATTTGATCTCGCAGCAGCTATGATATCAACAAAAATAGTGGCTATATTAAAACCAACAACCAAACTGGTCCAAAAAGTACATGATATCGAAAACTTTTTGGGGGTCACGTGTAACGCAAAGAATTTTTATCCACACAGCACCAGGAGTGTTTTTAGAGGGCCTGATCATATCCAAAAGACACCCAAACATTTCTAAAGACTTTCCGAAGATTTTACAAGTTCTAAGTTCCATGAGTTCATTCCTTTCTTAAACTCGAGATTTCTAGCAAAAATAGAGCATGCATGTGCAGCTGAACAGAatatggttttcagggtcttatgtcttaaacagggtaaaCAATTTCACCATTTTGCATCTTGACCAGGATGTCTTTTTAGACCGGATTAGCCTTTATAAAAACGAGTGTGAAGTTTGCTGATGAGCGATCTACTTGTGTGAacgtaaaacaaattttcttccataacaatcttttttatttcatgattcttgttttgataaaaaacttaattaattttgtaTGCAAAACGAAAAGTATCAGGATTTATATGAAAGAATGTTTCTTATCTTACACAGGTTAATAAAATGAACGAGTGTTGTCttgaccctttaagccccaatatccacatacaaattctccaaactgatctctatagaTTCCCTTAAAGAggtagttgggagaatttgataaaagatcaaagcattttctctttactGATCATTtcagtaattctcataaccttatctcttgacaatttatggatatcattaggagaaaattgatgttggtcaccataaAGTGTTAAGAACAGTCAGGGTTCAAAAGCCTTGGCGGCAAACCTCCTACTAAACTTTGATACCCTTGAGAACCACCTCCAGGATTTaatcaactttttcttttacatcGCTTGGTGACTGTACCACTCACAACACGTCGACAAAACTGCCAGTTCAAAGCATATCACCAGGCAACACAAATACCAGTAAAACAACTTACTTTTAGAATATGCACAATGCGGTTAAGCCTTGAACATAAAACAAGCATTTGCCTTTCATCCATACCCTATCAGAAAAACATTGAAAGCTAacatgtcagtttttttttcaaaaataatgataaacaatttGCTCCTGTTTGCATGCACTAGTAAAGAAAAATGGGCTCAAATTAtcaagttttagtttttacttaTGTAACAAACCATCGCCCGTTAGATCACGCAAAAAAAAGATCGTCATCAAACAGGTGAATGAAATGATATGGAGTATGTATTTCAGTCTTCAAACAAAAGCACACATGCTCTTATTTCCCCACACCCTCAGCCAAAATAGCAAACCCCTCCTCCCGGGCCCCTCCTTCTCAAATATGGGGCTAACTCAATAGCAGGATCCCCACCCCTTCGCTTTCTTAAATATTGGAGATCCAGTCAAACCTCTCTAatatggacaccaaagggacagagccaagtgtccgctttacagaggtgtccgtcagTCTGtgttatagaggtagggaatgtatgatttttggaatttctgggaccaaacgatcTGTCcataatagagaggtgtccatatcatagaggtgtccgtaaggagaggttaagACTTTATATAACAAAAACCTGTTTTAATTGCCACTAATTCATTCATGATCTTTTGAGAACTTACAAAGCAGGTTTTTATTGGTATGTTTTAAGACAGATAAAGGTTGCTGTTTTTGTCCACATTTGATTAAATGATTAAATGCACAAATACAATTCTGTGTTATCTTATCCTTGTTAGTactactttatttatttatattttcgtaagttttaaagaatttatttcattttgccAATTTTCTGTCAGTGGCCCTTCACTGATGTACTCCATTGGATTATCTTCTTACCAGTTTCTCCAGGGTAAAGATTTCTCGAATTGAGTCCAGCTCATGAAGAATCTGCTTGAACCATAATTCGTAGGCTAGATGTGAGAGCAacaaagaggagaaaaaaaaacccttaaaaATACAATTACTTGACACTAAAACAGAGCAGGACCAGAAAGTATTATTGAAAGAATTTTTCATTGAAAGGTAGTACTGTGCAGATTTCATTATAACTGACTAAAGGCTGCAGTTGTAAGAATTGTCAGTGGTATCAGGTGTACAGTGGAATCCTAATTTTGAACCACAGTGACAAAAGGAAATTTGCTCGAATTATCAGGAGGCGGGTAAGCTAGTTTACAGTGTTTGACTGGTGAAAGGGAATGGATTTGTTCAGAAAAAAAGGTTTCAAGAGTTTGGAATTCTCACAGTACAGTATAGCTTAAAAGAGATTCTAAAAAATTCTTTGATGCAGGGACCAGCTTAACAGCGAAACAGAGGTACTGTACAAACTAGATTTATAATGCTTTTTGAAAAAACCTATAGGCTGTTTTACAGTTATTTCAACAGGGAAAGTTTTTTGTAAGTTTTGTAAGTTCTCTAGGTGATTATGCATTCAACTCATTTCGAATTCAGGGATGTATAGCTTAAGAAAAGCTGAGcaggcattttttttatcattagtCAAGCTGGCTTTTTAACTTGCCAGCACCTTCAAAATTCCCccaattctttgttttctagagCAATTTGAACTAGAGGTAAGCTAGTTTAGTACTGCACCTTGATGGACAGTGATGAAGAGTAGTTCATCATGAACAGTTAATGCACTAGCTGACTTCTGGCAATCAAGAAGCTTGTCTAGCTGCAAGAgataatttcacatttttgtcACATTTCTCCAACATAGATTTAGAggattataataattattataataataaatacagcAGAACCTCGCTATAACAAACCTCCAATAATAACAAAGTCTCCCCTTatgtaaaacaaacaattttctttaccccagcaatagtaaaatatatgaaaaaggtactcaaaataacaaaacctcattatagcaaacaaattttgccagtcccttgcaACTGGTCATTTGTTATATCGAGTTTCCACTGTAGTATATCATTTATTGTTTTAAGTggcattcatttattttaagtggcaattatttattgttaaaaaggCATTAGGGAGCTTTAAGTTACTTGCCCAGAAAGAAAGTACTTCTTGTCCCAGACTTTATGGGACTTTTTTAAAACCCTGCAAAACCTATTGAGATTGACAGATCTGAAGAACCCAAGCCATAAAATCAAATGTTAAGTATTTTGTCCAGAAGTTTTACTACTTAATAGGCCTAGGTATAAGGAGCATTTCAATTTGTTGATTAAATTTAGCTGCATAATTCCCACTCTCATTTACGTGCAAGATGCTCACTGATGCAGAAACTAATTAGATAATGGGCGCTTTTCAAAGAATTAGGTTCATTAATATATTGAATCCACATCAGCTTTTAGCTGCCATTTTTATTGACCTACATAACAAATAAAGTATGTATTGCACCTTTGATGGCctggcgcacgctactggtgtacacggCTAAGAATCTCACATCGTTTGGCTCTTATGAACTTATTAAAACTCAGATCGCATCGATATTTGGCAAGAAGTTAAAGTttataaacagcttttcatttaatattttttttctggctgtaagaccaaaataaaattgaaatatgaaaaGTATGGCTCAAAATGGGACCATTTTTTAACAGCTCGCGTAACATTTACAGTCTAACCACGCATATTGTgggatttctctgtttctgttaatggtactttggaaaaatttctccGAAGAGGTCAGTGACTTATGAGTACTAACTGTATGAAAAATTACTGAACATAatggcaaaacaacaaagttCAGGGCGTTTTCAGAAAGATGTTCTGTCTACATACGATCTCTGTGCAGCGCGaacgtcaatttaaaagattgcttttcattgactttctgttgttgttaagagaagaaataataatttttggaatgctCATAAGTTAAACCTTCCTTATAGACTAACTGTTAAGACTTCGGGAAACCCATTTTTACGCTAAGATCAAATATGTAAGGTTAGACAGCATTTTTTTTGTCGTGAAAATTCGTAAACCGTGCGTTGGACCGAAAATCAGATTCTAGAGTGTGCTTTGGCATAAAGAttttgtgcctaaaatgtgcctaaGATGTGCATAAAGTGtgcattttagttttgaaaaacgtGCCTAAGCCGTGCCTAAGTTGTGCCCAAACTGTGCCTAATCTGTGCACAAGTTGTGCCAAAATATTGAGTCACTCGGAAAATCGTGTCCAGCCTATCGAGCTCCACAGCGAACGAAAAGGGCGCACGGCAGTTATGTCAATGTTGAGGTTTAGAAAGTCTAGAAACACGGTCTGACGACCTTTTTTTCCCCTAATAAGAAATATGACTCAGAATACGATTAGAGACAGCAGGGAAAGCCCCGACAAACAGGAAAATGGAATCTTAAACAGGTTAGCGTATTTAAAGTAAGTGCTCAGCTCAATTACattgttgatatgctaatttcatcgatgttaaaaaatttcttagTAGGTTTCTTCTCCCCTTCTTAACGGAGCGTTTAGTTGGaaagaaatatttgtttttttcaggagggcagatttgcattcaaaaaaagaatttacttgtgatatgacttataaaatgaaaacgaaaaaattgattgcacgccgatgagttttgaagcaaaataaatggcaCGTCTCATCGATTATTATACGATCAAAGCTTAATTTGCTAACagagccagaaaacaaaaaaaaaacaagcagcttgaattattttactactaagtgtaaatcctactttttagttagagaaatatttttaaaaagcagcagcattttgtatttaaaaagcaACACGCGTTGGCATGCGAgtgaaggtttcaaattaccactttgtacttttcatgttgttatGCAAATTCACGCCAATTTTACCGCGATCCCAAAAAGTACTTTCTACgacttttattggctatttttgtgccttacttctttagctttgtttttgttattatggcttcgactctctttcacgatttcttttagaaacgaaagaaagcGAGTCTATAAAATTGCATGGCAACTGAAAAGGTTCAGACCGCATATATCGCGTGTGAATTTCCTCTTTATCCTCGGAGTAAACACGgactgtcgaagaatacttcaattttccagactttcggcgcggctcaaaacttacacttcctatacttctaactgtatcgtgtttgatctgaattatttttgtaattcgtaccaagtttgttcttttttgcaagtcgggttacaaagattttcaaaaaagtgcccaGCGTTGAATATTTGTGCCTAAACCGTGCCTAAACCGTGCCAAAACTGTGCCCAAactgtgcctaaaatgtgccttagcaatatttaaaacgtgccttaactgtgcctaaagtgtgcctaatctgtgcctttgcatgtttttttcccgtgctttggcacaaaaacCGTGCCTTTTCTTGAGTGCGAATCGTGCATAAGGCACGGTGTTACGctcgtgtacaccagtagcgtgcgccaagCCTGATCTGTAAGTGAAAATCTACATATACAACTAGTTGATTTGTAATAGACCAGTGACTTAAAGAAATGTAAATTCACACtggtttttgcaaaaaaaaaattcaattaaaataaaactaaatgaCCTTGAAAATGCTATTTACTTAGGACATTATTAACTTCATTGTCTTTGATGGGAACCTAATTGACAATATGACAAACAAATAGGTTaactgtttttcttcctactTCTCACTTCTGTTTGTCaaccaacaaacaaaataatatttgacAAAAAAGTACAAAGGGTGTTTCTgcttcaaaaatatattttttaacgtGCTAACTGTAAATACAACAGGACAATGATCTTAATCCCTTTATCAGGTTCCCTTTACATTATCTATACAATACATATCCCGAGAGAATCAAACTATGTGGCTGATTATGAATAATTAAAAGGTTGATTATAAAGTCACCTTGGTATCTGGCTTTGTTGACTCAGATATTACTATTGAGTGTATATTTAACTTTGGCAAACAGAATGTCACAAAACTCACTTGAAAGCTgaatgaagaaaaaatttagAATCTGAACTTACAATAATATTACTGTACAGGACAATTCTTAATTACTATCCTTATTAGCTTGCAATATCAAGTCAAGAAATCTCTTAACAACTAAGAGAAGAAAGGACAAGATACACTGTATGTACAATAATTTCAAAGCATTTTCACTGCCAGACACTTTGTTTACAGTCATATCATGGACACATCATGCAAAAGCTACAGGTGATCATGAGTTCTATAACAAGAAAGAACGCTTCAGAGTATACTGTTCAGTGCTTTTAACCATACATTTAAAGCATGAGGAACATTCCATCAACCCCAGAGCTCCAAAAATTCTCGAGTGGAGGCAAATACCCTAACTATCTTGTAAGGTCATGGGCGTCCAGTCTTGGGTCAGTGACACAGGGTCACAAGGCATTAAAATCCAACTACCGCAGCAAATGGCTTGAGAGGCTGAACCGTGTTGAGCTCTTGCAGAATGTAGAGGTACAACAGACTCTGAGGAATACGATGAGGATATTAAAAGTTACTGACGACATTTTACAAGATTCAGACAGTGCTTATGAGTTTGCAGAGAAAAGACGAGTACAGAGGTGCCATGAAACTGTGTGCAAGATAAGGGAAAGAGAATTGAATAAGAGAGCTACGAAGCCTTTGAAGAAATGCAAGGATAATCCAGAAAACACGATTTCCACTGAAAAACGTACTAAAGTCAAGAAAATCAAACCTGATAAAACATCAGATGGTAATATGACACAATTACGAGAGAGCAATAAAGCACACACCTCAAGCTTTAACTTTGATCACAACAGTAATTCATACAGCTTTGAACAAAATGCCGATTCCAATGGAATGAATGACTACAGCTTTGACAATGCTAGTATTGATGAACTTTTTTCTGGACTTTTCTCCAGTGGAAGCAAGTTGAGTTCGGTGGAAGCTTCCAAGAAGAGGGTTTCTTTACCAGCAATTCTTGAAGGTGGGCA is a genomic window containing:
- the LOC140948020 gene encoding uncharacterized protein, whose amino-acid sequence is MRNIPSTPELQKFSSGGKYPNYLVRSWASSLGSVTQGHKALKSNYRSKWLERLNRVELLQNVEVQQTLRNTMRILKVTDDILQDSDSAYEFAEKRRVQRCHETVCKIRERELNKRATKPLKKCKDNPENTISTEKRTKVKKIKPDKTSDGNMTQLRESNKAHTSSFNFDHNSNSYSFEQNADSNGMNDYSFDNASIDELFSGLFSSGSKLSSVEASKKRVSLPAILEGGHDQDKNDNSAEFPGKKIRGHLPSLPSLDAQSKFSIIKRVQEIRQERRADNKREKLSSLSSQVKRKYSKARKESLQNMNSRKIEIFADNSKILSNEQKTIVESSPVTLPLLDSKSFAEIDCNDYLNLKNRLDGLSPEKAVLDHKTYWPASS